Proteins encoded together in one Ipomoea triloba cultivar NCNSP0323 chromosome 4, ASM357664v1 window:
- the LOC116017831 gene encoding pre-mRNA-processing factor 39, with translation MADHGTVVTQSSAVMDYVSADHSNAGSNASDLENTGNPVVPETSISTEHLGTHTGIGDPVTSSSVMDSTRSSTVGADSITDLTQQDTPTVVTYDTNENVGGHLDASQVASYATSINGTNNEATDVASTGITENGIPSDNIHDAAAMHQPVDGSALSAEEERLWSIVRANSLDFGAWTALIEETEKMSEGDIMKIRKVYDAFLAEFPLCYGYWKKYADHEARIGSMDKVVEVYERAVQGVTYSVDMWLHYCVFAINTYGDPETIRRLFERALAYVGTDYLSFPLWDKYLEYEYTQQAWSHVAAIYTRVLEIPNQQLDRYFEGFKELVASRPLSELRTAEEAAAAAAADSEASGEQVEGEVHPNSESSKPVSASLKDAEELEKYIAVREEIYKKAKEFDSKIIGFETAIRRPYFHVRPLNSAELENWHNFLDFIEGGDDFNKVVKLYERCLIACANYPEYWIRYVLCMEASQSMDLADNALARATQVFVKRQPEIHLFAARFREQHGDIPGARAAYHLVHTEISPGLLEATIKHANMEHRLGNLDDACSLYEQAIAIEKGKEHSQTLPLLYAQYSRFLYLVSGKVEKAREILDQVVENAQLSKPLLEAIIHLESIQPQPKRIDYLDSLVDKFIVPTIDTSTVASIDEREELSSIFLEFLDLFGDAQSIKKADDRHAKLFLRNRTSSESKKRHAEDYLVSDKTKLSKGVAPAAAASVMGSYPGGQNQWPGGYSSQPQTWPQTTQTQAQQWNPAYTQQAAYGAYYGSGYTHPQAPTSVPPAAPYGAYPSTYPAQSYAQPAVAATLTPAQPAPAAVPPTGYYGGGSYY, from the exons ATGGCTGACCATGGCACTGTGGTGACTCAATCATCTGCTGTGATGGACTATGTATCTGCTGATCATAGTAATGCAGGTTCAAATGCGTCTGATTTGGAGAACACTGGCAATCCTGTGGTTCCTGAGACCTCTATATCTACTGAACATTTAGGGACTCATACTGGTATTGGAGATCCTGTTACATCCTCCTCCGTTATGGACTCAACTCGCAGTTCTACTGTTGGTGCAGATAGCATTACAGATTTGACTCAGCAGGATACCCCTACGGTTGTGACCTATGATACCAATGAAAATGTTGGTGGACATTTAGATGCATCTCAAGTTGCATCATATGCCACTTCTATAAACGGCACTAATAATGAAGCAACCGATGTTGCATCCACTGGTATTACAGAAAATGGAATTCCATCAGACAATATTCATGATGCTGCCGCAATGCACCAGCCAGTGGATGGATCTG CTTTATCTGCTGAAGAAGAACGACTATGGAGCATAGTGAGAGCAAATTCTCTAGACTTTGGTGCATGGACTGCTCTTATAGAGGAAACTGAGAAAATGTCAGAG GGAGACATTATGAAGATTCGAAAAGTTTATGATGCATTTTTGGCAGAATTTCCTCTTTGTTATGGTTACTGGAAGAAGTATGCAGATCATGAGGCACGTATTGGTTCTATGGATAAAGTTGTTGAGGTCTATGAAAGAGCAGTTCAAGGAGTGACATATTCTGTAGATATGTGGTTGCACTATTGTGTATTTGCCATAAACACATACGGAGATCCAGAAACTATTAGAAG GTTATTTGAAAGAGCATTAGCTTATGTTGGAACAGACTACCTATCATTTCCTCTGTGGGATAAATACCTTGAATACGAGTACACACAACAAGCATGGTCTCATGTTGCTGCAATCTACACACGGGTTTTAGAGATTCCGAATCAACAATTGGATCGCTACTTTGAAGg TTTTAAGGAGCTAGTTGCAAGTAGGCCACTATCAGAATTGCGTACTGCTGAAGAAgctgcagcagcagcagctgcTGATTCTGAAGCCAGTGGTGAGCAAGTTGAAGGAGAGGTTCATCCTAATAGCGAGTCTTCTAAACCTGTAAGTGCAAGCTTAAAagatgctgaggagttggagaAGTATATCGCCGTTAGAGAAGAGATCTATAAGAAAGCTAAAGAGTTCGATTCTAAGATCATTGGTTTTGAAACAGCTATCAGGAGGCCCTACTTCCATGTACGCCCCCTTAACTCAGCAGAGCTTGAAAATTGGCATAATTTTCTAGACTTCATAGAGGGAGGCGATGACTTTAATAAG GTTGTCAAGCTGTACGAGCGATGCCTGATTGCTTGTGCCAACTATCCTGAATATTGGATAAGATATGTTTTGTGCATGGAAGCTAGTCAGAGTATGGATCTTGCCGATAATGCCCTTGCTCGTGCTACTCAAGTTTTTGTGAAG AGACAACCTGAGATCCACCTTTTTGCTGCTCGATTTCGGGAGCAGCATGGTGATATTCCTGGAGCTCGAGCTGCTTATCACCTGGTGCACACTGAAATTTCACCTGGGCTTTTGGAAGCGACCATTAAACATGCCAACATGGAACATCGACTT GGAAATCTTGACGATGCCTGTTCTTTATATGAACAAGCTATTGCAAtcgaaaaaggaaaagaacatTCACAAACATTACCTCTGTTGTATGCCCAGTACTCTCGGTTTCTATACTTG GTTTCTGGCAAAGTAGAGAAAGCTAGAGAAATCCTTGATCAAGTGGTTGAAAATGCACAATTGTCTAAACCACTACTTGAG GCAATCATCCATTTAGAATCAATTCAACCACAGCCAAAGAGAATTGATTATTTAGATTCATTAGTTGATAAGTTTATAGTTCCTACAATTGATACTTCTACTGTTGCAAGCATTGATGAAAGGGAGGAATTATCAAGCATCTTTTTGGAG TTTTTGGATCTTTTTGGGGATGCGCAATCAATTAAGAAAGCTGATGATAGGCATGCCAAGCTCTTCTTACGAAACAGAACCTCTTCAGAGTCTAAGAAGCGACATGCTGAAGATTATCTAGTTTCAGACAAGACAAAGTTGTCAAAAGGTGTTGCTCCTGCAGCTGCTGCATCAGTAATGGGCTCATATCCTGGTGGGCAGAACCAGTGGCCTGGGGGTTATAGCTCACAGCCTCAAACATGGCCACAAACAACTCAAACTCAAGCTCAGCAGTGGAATCCTGCCTATACCCAACAG GCTGCATATGGTGCTTATTATGGAAGCggttatacacatccacaagcaccTACATCTGTACCCCCAGCTGCACCTTATGGTGCTTATCCTTCAACATATCCAGCACAG AGTTATGCACAGCCAGCTGTTGCTGCAACTTTGACTCCTGCACAGCCAGCTCCAGCAGCAGTTCCTCCTACGGGCTATTATGGTGGTGGTAGTTACTATTGA
- the LOC116017832 gene encoding uncharacterized protein LOC116017832 produces MMLRSSSTPILGSLLSSHGDSGGAQLHHHHQLPESITPNQTPSSAHHKKLISVNHAHIGFQSFTKLSFNSSPNISPAVSLPFSGNGFRRAQSEGNLEGLTADALCNNADEFSLAVPLRKFARKPRASFLEAIPSFSLRSHGEDEEESDEYEEADEEWEAFGSANSGLSEELKSCLSKFPALEVAGVGFGSGGYPVGGSHGGRGGVDGGDSHGISTEEHYRKMVEENPSNPLLLRNYAQFLYQTKKDAKKAEEYYSRAILADPGDGEVLSQYAKLIWEVHRDAENATSYFERAVQAAAGDSHVEAAYANFLWEVEDNEEEEDDDGVHMPTITHQRPMASASAC; encoded by the exons ATGATGCTAAGGAGCTCTTCTACGCCCATTCTTGGATCCCTGCTTTCTTCCCATGGAGACAGCGGCGGCGCCCAacttcaccaccaccaccaattaCCAGAAAGCATAACCCCAAACCAAACACCATCTTCTGCTCATCACAAGAAATTGATCTCTGTAAACCATGCCCATATCGGATTCCAGAGCTTCACTAAACTTTCTTTCAATTCTTCTCCGAATATTTCTCCCGCAGTTAGCCTGCCGTTTTCCGGTAACGGGTTTCGGAGAGCTCAGTCGGAGGGGAATCTGGAAGGTTTAACAGCCGATGCTTTGTGCAACAACGCCGATGAATTCAGCCTAGCAGTTCCGCTGCGGAAATTTGCGCGCAAGCCTCGCGCGTCGTTCTTGGAAGCCATTCCGTCTTTCTCGCTGAGGAGTCACGGGGAAGACGAGGAGGAGAGTGATGAGTATGAAGAAGCGGATGAGGAATGGGAGGCGTTTGGTAGCGCTAACTCCGGCTTGAGTGAGGAATTGAAATCGTGTCTCAGCAAATTCCCAGCTTTGGAAGTCGCCGGCGTTGGATTTGGTAGCGGCGGGTATCCTGTCGGAGGAAGCCACGGCGGAAGGGGTGGGGTTGACGGCGGTGACAGCCATGGGATTAGTACAGAAGAGCATTACAGGAAAATGGTGGAGGAGAATCCGAGCAATCCTCTGCTGTTAAGGAATTACGCTCAGTTCTTATACCAA ACGAAGAAGGATGCTAAGAAAGCAGAGGAATATTACTCCAGGGCGATTCTAGCGGACCCGGGTGATGGAGAAGTTCTGTCACAGTACGCAAAGCTTATCTGGGAGGTCCACCGCGATGCAGAAAACGCGACGAGCTATTTTGAACGGGCGGTTCAGGCCGCTGCAGGAGACAG TCATGTTGAAGCTGCATACGCTAATTTTCTGTGGGAGGTGGAAGACaacgaggaagaagaagatgatgatggtgTTCATATGCCGACAATCACCCATCAACGACCAATGGCTTCTGCATCTGCTTGCTAG